From Salvia splendens isolate huo1 chromosome 16, SspV2, whole genome shotgun sequence, a single genomic window includes:
- the LOC121771943 gene encoding uncharacterized protein LOC121771943 — protein MDNRINSGEDAYTSPSFNSYSSNRLAEIAVQIAAEKIGDDCNEEFEFSLVREDNELPEEDFVYDGQLGPIFPVFNRDLLLSDGGDDRRDSSVQVPLSQLLLEDRRGGEDNPPSCSSSEADELESVPAGTYCVWRPKASDLPSPSRCKKSKSTGSASKRWKFRDLMRRSNSDGGDSLVFLTPKNKEEKLPAEIPKKLKGKGGSGSGSTSGAAARSAHEALYVRNRAMNEVDRKKSYLPYRQDLVGFFINVNALGKGLPHF, from the coding sequence ATGGATAACAGGATAAACAGCGGAGAAGATGCATATACGAGCCCTAGCTTCAACAGCTATTCATCCAATCGATTAGCCGAAATCGCCGTGCAAATCGCCGCGGAGAAGATCGGAGACGACTGCAACGAAGAATTCGAATTCTCTCTTGTGCGCGAGGATAATGAGTTGCCGGAGGAGGATTTCGTCTATGACGGCCAACTCGGCCCGATTTTTCCAGTTTTCAACCGCGATCTACTGCTGAGCGACGGCGGAGACGATCGGCGCGATTCGAGTGTTCAAGTTCCGCTGAGTCAGCTCCTCCTCGAAGATCGCCGCGGCGGAGAGGATAATCCGCCGTCTTGCTCCTCGTCGGAGGCCGACGAGCTGGAGAGCGTCCCCGCCGGCACGTACTGCGTCTGGCGGCCGAAGGCGTCCGATCTTCCGTCGCCGAGCCGGTGTAAGAAGAGCAAATCTACAGGATCGGCGTCGAAGCGGTGGAAGTTTCGCGATTTGATGCGGCGGAGCAATAGCGACGGGGGGGACAGTTTGGTCTTTTTGACGCCGAAGAACAAGGAGGAGAAATTGCCGGCGGAAATTCCGAAAAAATTGAAAGGAAAAGGAGGCAGCGGCTCAGGCTCCACCTCCGGCGCGGCGGCGCGTTCGGCGCACGAGGCTCTCTATGTGAGAAACAGAGCGATGAACGAAGTTGATAGGAAGAAATCGTATCTACCTTACCGGCAAGATCTCGTTGGATTCTTCATAAACGTCAATGCTTTGGGTAAAGGTTTGCCACACTTCTAG
- the LOC121771817 gene encoding probable phospholipid-transporting ATPase 8: protein MNLDKVSDRGDMASPRKKGIRFSRLYSFSCFRSSFRDEHSQIGLKGYSRVVYCNDPGNQEQILPSYPKNYVSTTKYTALNFIPKSLFEQFRRVANIYFLVVACVSYSPLAPYSAYSVLLPLLLVIGATIGKEAVEDWRRKKQDIEANNRRVKVYDKDRGFLKERWKNLRVGDLVKVHKDEHFPADLLLLSSSYEDGICYVETTNLDGETNLKVKHALDVTCTLNEDNSFEHFKAVIKCEDPNEDLYSFVGTLYYNDKQHPLSLQQLLLRDSKLRNTDYVYGVVVFTDHDTKVMKNSMEPPSKRSKIERKMDKIVYVLFTLLVFVSLVGSFFFGIMTENDIDDDGEMRRWYLRPDQTTAFFDPNNALMAAFLHFLTGLMLYGYLIPISLYVSIEIVKVLQVIFINQDINMYHEETDGPATAKTSNLNEELGLVDTILSDKTGTLTCNSMEFVKCSIAGTAYGRGLTEVERALAKRRGDALDDSEVTSSASLQSDDGMAPGESVKGFNFYDERVLNGQWVNEPHADMIQKFFLVLALCHTAIPEVDEEGKGILYEAESPDEAAFVISARELGFEMYERTQSHISLRELDHESHQKIDRQYELLHVLEFSSSRRRMSVIVRNVEDQLLLLSKGSDSVMLERLSKNSQDFEDVTMEHVKRYAEAGLRTLVLAYRELSKEEFSSWENEFMDAKATVGPDRDALIEAAADKIERDLILLGATAVEDKLQKGVPECIERLEKAGIKIWVITGDKMETAINIGFACSLLREDMEQIVITLDSPEIIELERKGDKEAVAKASRKSIMNQIRQGTLLLSSSGGHFSFLALIIDGKSLSFILSEDLEGPFWQLAVSCSSVICCRSTPKQKALITRLVKKGTGRTTLAIGDGANDVGMLQEADIGVGISGVEGMQAVMASDFAIAQFRFLERLLLVHGHWCYRRISMMVCYFFYKNIAFGFTLFWFEAYASFSGQPAYNDWYMSCYNVFFTSLPVIALGVFDQDVSPRLCLKNPELYQEGIQNMLFSWPRILGWILNGIICSVVVFFFTTSSAVHQAFTGDGRVLDFEAHGVYMYTCVVWAVNCQMALSINYFTWMQHLVIWGSIVVWYAFLLIYGAFPPLFSTTAYQVFVEACGPSPIFWLGTLLAVVSCLLPYVLYRTVQTEFFPMPHDIIQKWQRETSDDRRSKLREKDTLLCK, encoded by the exons ATGAATTTGGATAAGGTTTCAGACAGGGGAGATATGGCTAGTCCTAGGAAGAAAGGGATTAGGTTTAGTAGATTGTATTCATTTTCTTGTTTTAGATCATCATTTAGAGATGAACATAGTCAAATTGGGCTCAAGGGTTACTCAAGGGTGGTGTATTGTAATGATCCTGGTAATCAAGAGCAGATTCTGCCTAGTTACCCGAAAAACTATGTCTCGACTACCAAGTACACCGCGCTTAATTTCATCCCGAAGTCGTTGTTTGAGCAGTTTAGGAGGGTTGCAAACATATATTTCCTTGTGGTGGCTTGTGTGTCTTATAGTCCCCTGGCGCCTTACTCTGCGTATAGTGTGCTTCTGCCTTTGCTCTTGGTGATCGGGGCTACCATTGGTAAGGAAGCCGTTGAAGATTGGAGGCGTAAGAAGCAG GACATAGAGGCCAATAATCGGAGGGTTAAAGTGTACGATAAAGATCGTGGATTTCTAAAGGAGAGATGGAAGAATTTAAGAGTCGGTGATTTGGTAAAAGTTCACAAGGACGAGCATTTTCCTGCTGATCTGCTGCTTCTCTCCTCGAGTTATGAGGATGGGATTTGTTATGTCGAAACTACAAATTTAGACGGGGAGACTAATCTAAAGGTGAAGCACGCTTTAGATGTTACATGCACCCTGAACGAGGATAATTCCTTTGAGCACTTTAAAGCCGTTATCAAGTGTGAAGACCCGAATGAGGATCTTTATTCTTTTGTTGGAACTCTTTACTATAACGATAAGCAGCATCCCCTCTCCCTGCAACAGCTTCTTTTAAGAGATTCTAAGTTACGAAACACTGACTATGTCTATGGTGTGGTTGTTTTCACTGATCATGATACGAAAGTGATGAAGAATTCTATGGAGCCTCCTTCGAAAAGGAGTAAGATTGAGAGAAAGATGGATAAAATTGTGTATGTCCTCTTCACTCTGTTAGTTTTCGTATCTCTTGTTGGGTCGTTCTTCTTTGGAATCATGACGGAGAACGATATAGACGATGACGGGGAGATGAGGAGGTGGTATCTTAGACCAGACCAGACAACTGCATTTTTCGACCCGAATAATGCGTTAATGGCTGCCTTCCTACATTTCCTGACCGGGCTTATGTTGTATGGGTATTTGATACCGATATCCCTATATGTATCTATTGAGATAGTCAAAGTATTGCAAGTTATATTTATCAATCAAGATATCAATATGTATCATGAGGAAACAGATGGACCAGCCACTGCAAAGACGTCGAATTTGAATGAGGAGCTTGGTCTAGTGGATACTATACTCTCTGACAAGACTGGAACACTGACGTGCAACTCAATGGAGTTCGTCAAGTGTTCAATAGCTGGAACTGCGTATGGCCGTGGTTTAACAGAAGTGGAGAGGGCTCTTGCAAAGAGAAGAGGAGATGCACTTGATGACTCTGAAGTCACTTCATCTGCTAGTTTGCAGAGTGACGATGGCATGGCACCAGGAGAATCGGTTAAAGGCTTCAACTTTTACGATGAACGGGTCTTGAATGGTCAGTGGGTGAATGAGCCTCATGCGGATATGATCCAGAAATTCTTTCTGGTTCTGGCACTCTGCCATACAGCCATTCCCGAGGTCGATGAGGAAGGAAAGGGAATCTTGTATGAAGCTGAGTCGCCAGATGAAGCTGCTTTCGTCATTTCTGCTAGGGAGCTTGGCTTCGAGATGTATGAAAGAACACAGTCTCACATCTCTTTGCGCGAATTGGATCACGAGAGCCACCAAAAAATCGACAG ACAATACGAGCTTCTCCATGTGTTGGAGTTTAGCAGTAGTCGGAGAAGGATGTCCGTGATTGTAAGAAATGTCGAAGACCAGTTGCTACTTCTGTCCAAGGGCTCTGACAG TGTAATGCTTGAAAGGCTCTCGAAAAACTCACAAGATTTCGAAGATGTCACCATGGAGCATGTCAAAAGATATGCTGAAGCAGGGTTACGAACTCTAGTACTTGCATACCGTGAGCTTAGCAAAGAAGAGTTCAGTTCGTGGGAGAACGAGTTTATGGATGCCAAGGCAACTGTTGGTCCAGACAGAGATGCATTGATCGAGGCGGCGGCTGATAAGATCGAAAGGGACTTGATTCTCCTCGGTGCTACAGCTGTAGAGGACAAACTGCAAAAAGGG GTTCCCGAGTGCATTGAAAGGCTCGAAAAGGCAGGAATCAAAATTTGGGTGATAACAGGTGATAAGATGGAGACAGCCATTAACATCGG GTTTGCTTGCAGCTTGCTGCGAGAGGATATGGAGCAAATTGTGATTACGTTAGACTCTCCAGAAATAATCGAGCTAGAAAGGAAAGGCGACAAGGAGGCCGTTGCAAAG GCTTCGCGTAAAAGCATAATGAACCAAATCAGACAAGGAACATTGCTACTGAGTTCGTCTGGAGGGCACTTTAGTTTCTTGGCTTTGATAATTGATGGCAAGTCACTGTCGTTCATTCTGAGCGAGGATCTGGAGGGTCCGTTTTGGCAACTTGCAGTTAGTTGTTCCTCTGTTATATGCTGTCGATCCACGCCTAAACAGAAAGCCCTT ATTACAAGATTGGTTAAGAAGGGAACAGGCAGGACGACGCTGGCTATTGGCGACGGGGCAAATGATGTTGGCATGCTTCAAGAAGCTGATATTGGGGTCGGAATTAGCGGTGTGGAAGGAATGCAG GCTGTGATGGCAAGTGACTTTGCCATAGCACAGTTCCGATTTCTGGAACGCCTTTTGTTGGTTCATGGCCACTGGTGCTACCGACGAATCTCTATGATG GTGTGCTACTTCTTTTACAAGAACATTGCGTTCGGGTTCACTCTCTTCTGGTTCGAGGCTTACGCTTCCTTCTCCGGCCAGCCGGCTTATAACGATTGGTATATGTCGTGCTACAACGTATTCTTCACCTCGCTCCCTGTGATCGCACTTGGTGTTTTCGATCAGGACGTCTCTCCACGACTCTGTCTGAAG AATCCCGAGTTATAtcaagaaggaatacaaaacaTGCTCTTCAGTTGGCCGCGGATTCTTGGATGGATACTCAACGGGATCATTTGCTCGgtcgtcgtcttcttcttcaccaCCAGCTCTGCTGTGCACCAAGCATTCACCGGAGACGGCCGCGTGCTCGACTTCGAAGCGCACGGGGTCTACATGTACACGTGCGTCGTGTGGGCCGTCAACTGCCAGATGGCCCTCTCGATCAACTACTTCACGTGGATGCAGCACTTGGTCATCTGGGGAAGCATCGTGGTCTGGTACGCGTTCCTGCTCATCTACGGGGCTTTCCCGCCTCTGTTCTCGACAACGGCCTACCAGGTGTTCGTGGAGGCCTGCGGGCCGAGCCCCATTTTCTGGCTCGGGACGCTGCTCGCGGTTGTATCATGTCTGCTGCCTTACGTCTTGTACAGGACAGTTCAGACAGAGTTCTTTCCTATGCCTCACGACATTATCCAAAAATGGCAAAGGGAAACCTCGGATGATCGAAGGAGTAAATTGAGGGAGAAAGATACATTGTTGTGTAAATAG